The genomic window GCGTGGCGCCGGAACAGCCGGTAGGTGAGCCACGGGGAGACCACGAAGGCCACCAGCAGCGAGAACATCATGGCCGCCGAGGCGTTGATGGGGATGGGGCGCATGTACGGCCCCATGAGGCCGGAGACGAAGGCCAGGGGCAGCAGCGCGGCGATCACCGTGAAGGTGGCGAGGATGGTGGGGTTGCCCACCTCGTCGGTGGCGCCGATGGTGGCCAGCCGCGGGTTCTGCCGCCCCAGCTGGTAGTGGCGATGGATGTTCTCCACCACCACGATGGCGTCGTCCACCAGGATGCCGATGGCGAAGATGAGAGCGAAGAGGGTGACCCGGTTGAGGGTGTAGCCGAAGAGATAGGAGGAGGCGAGGGTCAGCGCCAGGGTGGTGGGCACCGCCACCGCCACCACCACCGCCTCCCGGCGGCCCAGGGCCAGGGCCATGAGCAGCACCACGGCGAAGGTGGCGATCCACAGATGCTTGATCAGCTCCGAGCTCTTCTCACCGGCGGTGAAGCCGTAGTCGCGGGTCTTGGTGACCTGGACTCCGGCGGGGATCACCGGACCCCGAAGCTCCCCCAGACGGCGGTCCAGCTCCGCTACCAGGTCGACGGCGTTGGTGCCGGGCTTCTTGGCGATGGCCAGGGTCACCGCCGGCACGTCCAATCCCGCCGGCAGGTCTTTGTCGGCACCGGCGGCGCCGGAGACCATCCAAACGTATTCGCTGGCCTCGTCGGCGCCGTCGGTGACGCTGGCCACGTCCCGCAGGTAGACGGGCCGGCCGCCCATCACCGCCACCACCGCCGACTCCACCTCCTGCACCGAGGCGAAGGCGCTGCCGACCTCCACTTCCGTCTCCACGTCGGCGGAGGCGAAGCTCCCCGCCGGCAGCCGCCGGTCGAGGCTGGAGAGGGCTTGATGGACCTGCAACGGGGACAGGCCGTGGGCCGCCAGCCGTTCCCGGTCCAGCTCGATGCGCACCGCCCGCTGCTGGCCACCCAGCACCCAGGTGCGGGCCACCCGCGGATGACGGCGCAGCTCCGCCTGCAGCTCCTGGGTCACCTGGCGCAGCTGCAGCGACGAGAGATCCTGGGACCACAGGGTGTAGGCCACCACCGGCACGTCGTCGATGGAGCGCGGCTCCACCACCGGTGGGGTGGCGCCGGAGGGCAGCTGGGGCGCTACCTCAGCGACCTTGGCGTGGACCCGCAAGACCGCGTCGTCGGGATCGCTGCCCACCAGGAAGCGGACGATGACCATGCCGCCGGAGGGCTGGGAGGTGGAGTAGACGTACTCGACGTTCTCGATCTCGTAGAGCGCCTTCTCCAGGGGCGAGATCACCCGCCGCTCCACCTCCTGGGCGGTGGCGCCGGGGAGGCCGGCGAAGACGTCGATCATGGGCACCTGGATCTGGGGCTCCTCCTCCCGCGGCGTCACCATCACGGCGAAGGCGCCCAGGAGCAGCGAGCCCACCACCAGCAGGGGCGTCAGCTTGGAGTCCAGGAAGGCCCGGGCAATGCGCCCGGCGGCCCCCAAGGGGCGGGAAGAGGATGAGCCTTGGGCGTTCATCATTGGACCTCGAGGGGAGTGCCCAGGGCGGGCACGGCATTCAGGCCGACGGCGATCTCTTCCTCACCGGTGAGGCCGGAGAGGATCTCCACCAGCTCCCCGGCCTCGTCCTCGGCGGCCCCGCCGTCTACAGATTGTCCGTCTGCAGCTGGGCCGAGGCTCTCGCCCACGGTGACCACCCGCGGTGCAGCCTGGCCGTCGGCGTCGCGCACCACCACCAGGGAGAGTCCCCCCTGACGCAGCACCGCCGCCGCCGGCACCGCCACCGCGGAACGGCCGCCGGTGGTGACCCAGGCGCGGCCGGTGCTGCCGGTGGGCAGCTCCGCCGGTGCCTGGATCGTGGGGGCCTCGGCCTGAGATCCTGAGGAGTCGCCGAGGCGTAGCTTGACGCGGAAGGTGTGGCTCATGGGATCCGCTCCCGGCGCGCGCTCCACCACCGTGCCCGTCAGCTCGCCGAGCTCGGGGCGGGCGTCGATGCGCACCGGCAGCGTGTCACCGAGCTCGAGCTCGGCCCGGGCCATCACCCCTTCGGGTACGTCCAGCACCAGCCGCCGGCCGCCGCCGGATTCGAGGGTCAGGAGCGGGCGCCCCGGGGCGGCCAGATCCCCCACCTCCACCATGCGCCGGGCGACCCGGCCGGTGAAGGGTGCTACCACCCGCGAGTCTCCGGCCACCGCCGAGGCGGCCTGGACGGCCCCCCGGGCTTGCTCCACG from Acidobacteriota bacterium includes these protein-coding regions:
- a CDS encoding efflux RND transporter periplasmic adaptor subunit, with amino-acid sequence MKHLRSTVFPLLLLLGLGACGGEGDHSGPAHEPQPLQVSTTQAQRLDTPARVELRGTVEAEQTASVSARILAMVTAVHADAGEAVKKGQLLLEIDPQTARGQLAQAEGALAQAKAGLSLAERNYERFQALREADAASELELDKARMDYEAAQGAVEQARGAVQAASAVAGDSRVVAPFTGRVARRMVEVGDLAAPGRPLLTLESGGGRRLVLDVPEGVMARAELELGDTLPVRIDARPELGELTGTVVERAPGADPMSHTFRVKLRLGDSSGSQAEAPTIQAPAELPTGSTGRAWVTTGGRSAVAVPAAAVLRQGGLSLVVVRDADGQAAPRVVTVGESLGPAADGQSVDGGAAEDEAGELVEILSGLTGEEEIAVGLNAVPALGTPLEVQ